A part of Arachis hypogaea cultivar Tifrunner chromosome 12, arahy.Tifrunner.gnm2.J5K5, whole genome shotgun sequence genomic DNA contains:
- the LOC112727667 gene encoding cytochrome P450 93A2: MEEFQAYIQLFLIWLISTIVIRAILTRHRNNEKEHHQNPPSPPSLPIIGHLHLISSLQHQTLHNLSARYGPIFQILLGSFPCIVVSVPEIAKEFLKTHDSSFSGRFIKSSAEYYITYGLKGLVLTPYGSYFKFMKKLCMAELLGKRTLDQLLPLRREEILRFLKVLQKKGEAGEKVDVSGEIITLTNNVISRMTMSVRCCEEGGDGLVDSEEIRKMVKDIMENAGKFNNISDFIWLFKNWDLHGKNKRVKEIRKRFDSMIERVIREHELAKKKMKEEGDTGGRVKDLLDILLDILEDNKKIDEIQLTKENIKALILDIFVAGTDTSATNIEWALAELINNPHVMEKARKEIDLITANNRLIQESDLTNLPYLQAIVKETLRLHPVLPLIARQSTSETSVNVCGYEIASKSLLFINLWSMGRNPKIWENPLEFRPERFIDDERQLSDLRGQNFQLLPFGTGRRVCPGASLALLTVPATLAAMIQCFEWKVDGNVSMEEQPHSGITLARAHPLICVPIPRFRQLSYLGEN; encoded by the exons ATGGAAGAATTCCAAGCGTACATCCAACTTTTTCTAATTTGGCTAATCTCCACAATTGTGATTCGAGCTATTCTCACAAGACACCGCAACAATGAAAAGGAGCATCATCAAAATCCACCAAGTCCACCATCACTACCCATCATTGGACACCTTCACTTAATCTCTTCATTACAACATCAAACCTTGCACAATCTCTCAGCCCGCTATGGACCTATCTTTCAAATCTTGCTCGGCTCATTTCCTTGTATAGTAGTTTCTGTGCCAGAAATTGCCAAAGAATTTCTCAAAACTCATGATTCTTCCTTCTCTGGCCGTTTCATCAAGTCGAGCGCAGAATATTATATAACTTATGGTTTAAAGGGGCTGGTACTCACCCCTTACGGAAGCTACTTCAAGTTCATGAAGAAGCTCTGCATGGCAGAGCTTCTTGGCAAAAGAACCCTAGACCAACTTCTTCCTTTAAGACGTGAAGAAATTCTGAGGTTCCTCAAAGTCTTGCAGAAGAAAGGGGAAGCTGGAGAAAAGGTTGATGTTAGTGGTGAAATCATTACTCTCACTAATAATGTCATTTCAAGAATGACAATGAGCGTAAGGTGTTGCGAAGAAGGAGGCGACGGTTTAGTTGACAGTGAAGAGATAAGAAAGATGGTGAAAGACATTATGGAGAATGCTGGAAAGTTTAATAATATTTCAGATTTTATTTGGTTATTTAAGAATTGGGACTTGCACGGGAAAAATAAGAGGGTTAAGGAGATTAGGAAGAGATTTGATTCAATGATAGAAAGAGTCATTAGGGAGCATGAATTGgccaagaagaaaatgaaggaagAAGGAGATACAGGTGGGAGAGTGAAGGATCTACTTGATATTTTGTTGGACATACTTGAAGATAATAAGAAAATTGATGAGATACAATTAACTAAAGAGAATATCAAGGCTCTCATCTTG GACATATTTGTGGCAGGAACTGACACATCAGCTACAAACATCGAATGGGCTCTAGCAGAATTGATCAACAACCCGCATGTGATggaaaaagcaagaaaagaaatcgATTTAATAACTGCGAACAATAGATTAATACAAGAGTCGGATCTCACTAATCTTCCTTACTTACAAGCCATAGTTAAAGAAACACTAAGACTTCACCCTGTACTTCCACTTATAGCAAGACAATCAACCTCTGAGACCTCTGTTAATGTCTGTGGCTatgaaattgcatcaaagtccttattatttattaatttatggtCTATGGGTAGAAACCCCAAGATTTGGGAGAATCCACTTGAGTTTAGGCCTGAGAGGTTCATTGATGATGAAAGACAATTATCAGATTTAAGgggtcaaaattttcaattattacCATTTGGGACTGGAAGAAGAGTGTGTCCTGGAGCTTCACTAGCACTTCTAACTGTACCTGCTACTCTTGCTGCCATGATTCAATGCTTTGAATGGAAGGTTGATGGGAATGTTAGTATGGAAGAGCAACCTCACAGTGGCATCACACTTGCTAGGGCTCATCCTTTAATTTGTGTTCCTATACCTCGCTTTCGTCAATTGAGCTATCTTGGagaaaattag